A genome region from Camelina sativa cultivar DH55 chromosome 10, Cs, whole genome shotgun sequence includes the following:
- the LOC104720169 gene encoding cysteine-rich receptor-like protein kinase 17 — protein MARKSCESILCFLFFIIGFTAVSVSAQTTETCDATTGNFKPNSTYDNNRRLLLSTLPSNVTAHDGYFNGSIGLGPDRVYAMGMCAPGAKPDVCSNCIKTTSESLLKTCLNQMDGFSWSGEKILCHVRYSSKSFFGLLVLKPDDGLYNVNEIRKENQKEFDSVWDVLMSRMVGRASSSVRNTSSSSSLSLSGRYYAKDVAPVPIYGNISVLMQCTPDVSLKDCKLCLERNLDYYKSFYHGKRGSIIYRPSCFFRWELYSFSGAFDSINDIRSPPPSPPSVPNRTNINKKNDRKISGGTIAAIIVVIVVTITLIVVGLVICKRRNQNKDIELPTESIQFDLKTIEAATSNFSDRNKLGEGGFGEVYKGMLMNGTEIAVKRLSKTSGQGEVEFKNEVVVVAKLQHINLVRLLGFSLQGEEKLLVYEYVPNKSLDYFLFDPNKRIQLDWTVRRNIIGGITRGVLYLHQDSRLKIIHRDLKASNILLDANMNPKIADFGMARIFGVDQTVANTARVVGTFGYMSPEYVTHGQFSMKSDVYSFGVLILEIISGKKNSSFYQMDGLVNNLVTYVWRLWENKSLPDLVDPGIKEDCTTDEVIRYIHIGLLCVQENPADRPTMSMLHQMLTTSSITLPVPLPPGFFFNNRPGSNPPAQRLESSHSTSKSITSSVDEATITYVDPR, from the exons atggcaaggAAGAGTTGTGAatcaatcctctgtttcttattcttcattaTAGGCTTCACTGCCGTTTCAGTTTCTGCTCAGACTACAGAGACTTGTGACGCAACTACTGGGAATTTCAAACCCAATAGTACTTATGACAACAACCGCCGTCTTCTTCTCTCCACCCTCCCTTCTAACGTCACGGCTCACGATGGCTACTTCAACGGTTCGATCGGGCTTGGTCCAGACCGAGTTTACGCCATGGGGATGTGTGCTCCAGGTGCTAAACCCGATGTTTGCTCCAACTGTATCAAGACTACATCAGAAAGTTTACTAAAGACCTGTCTTAACCAGATGGATGGTTTCTCATGGTCAGGTGAGAAAATCCTTTGTCATGTCCGCTACTCTAGCAAGTCCTTCTTCGGTCTACTTGTCTTGAAACCAGATGATGGGTTATACAATGTTAATGAgataagaaaagagaaccagAAGGAATTTGATAGTGTGTGGGACGTGTTAATGTCCCGTATGGTCGGAAGAGCATCTTCATCGGTGAgaaacacttcttcttcttcttctttatcattgTCTGGTAGATACTATGCGAAGGATGTAGCTCCGGTGCCCATTTACGGGAACATATCGGTTTTGATGCAATGCACTCCAGATGTTTCTTTAAAGGATTGTAAACTTTGCCTTGAGAGAAATCTTGATTACTATAAGTCATTTTACCATGGGAAGAGAGGCAGCATTATATACCGGCCAAGTTGCTTTTTCCGGTGGGAATTGTATTCTTTCTCTGGTGCTTTCGATAGTATTAATGACATACGTTCACCACCTCCTTCACCACCCTCTGTACCCAAccgaaccaatataaacaagaaGAATG ATAGAAAAATATCTGGAGGAACTATAGCTGCGATAATCgttgttattgttgttactATAACACTGATCGTTGTAGGCTTAGTTATTTGcaagagaagaaaccaaaataaagatattGAACTTccaa CGGAATCAAttcaatttgatttaaaaacaaTTGAAGCGGCAACAAGCAACTTTTCTGACCGTAACAAGCTTGGTGAAGGTGGATTTGGTGAGGTTTACAag GGTATGCTCATGAATGGTACTGAAATTGCGGTAAAGAGACTGTCAAAAACATCAGGACAAGGTGAagtagagttcaagaacgaggttgttgttgttgcaaagCTTCAGCACATAAATCTTGTCAGACTTCTCGGGTTTTCGCTACAAGGAGAAGAGAAATTACTCGTCTATGAATATGTTCCAAACAAAAGCCTTGATTATTTCCTCTTTG ACCCTAACAAGAGAATTCAGTTGGACTGGACTGTGCGACGGAACATTATTGGTGGGATTACTCGAGGAGTATtgtatcttcatcaagattcacggCTCAAAATCATACATCGTGATCTCAAAGCGAGTAATATTCTCCTAGATGCCAACATGAACCCTAAAATTGCTGATTTTGGAATGGCAAGGATCTTTGGAGTGGACCAAACTGTAGCCAACACAGCAAGAGTAGTTGGAACCTT CGGTTACATGTCTCCCGAGTATGTGACACATGGCCAGTTCTCAATGAAATCAGATGTCTATAGCTTTGGAGTATTGATTCTTGAGATCATTAGTGGCAAAAAGAATAGCAGCTTCTACCAGATGGATGGTTTAGTTAACAATTTAGTCACATAT GTCTGGAGACTTTGGGAGAACAAATCACTGCCTGACCTCGTAGATCCCGGTATCAAAGAAGATTGTACAACCGATGAAGTGATTAGATACATTCATATTGGGCTGTTATGTGTCCAAGAAAATCCTGCGGATCGACCAACAATGTCGATGTTACACCAAATGCTCACAACCAGCTCAATCACTCTGCCTGTGCCTCTGCCACCTGGATTTTTCTTCAATAACAGACCAGGTTCGAACCCACCAGCCCAGAGATTGGAGTCAAGTCATTCGACCAGCAAGTCTATAACAAGTTCTGTAGATGAAGCAACAATCACCTATGTTGATCCTCGTTGA
- the LOC109125159 gene encoding cysteine-rich receptor-like protein kinase 11, whose protein sequence is MGRSNLLPIVLSILVTYGFVSVSGEICVNTAGTFRPNTTYDSNRRLILSSLASNVTARDSFFYTSSIGQEQDRVYVTSLCIPGAESKDCSDCITEGVTELIQNCPNQTEAFSWPETKTLCMVRYANRSFTGSMDLEPHTLRWNNGNVTINMSEFDRIWDSFMLRMIDSASSGRNGASSSSSNKYYAVDMTSLTTFQRVYALMECTPDLSPGNCDACLRASVRSYQECCRGNQGSVVIRPSCFFRWELYPFFGAFDNITLTTAPPPQPSTGDRDDGDSLSVGAIVGIVVATVVIFLLLLALVFAFYRRKKSYRDVDFQSGDDISVTHSLQFDFKTIEAATDNFSTSNRLGQGGFGVVYKGILPNGNEVAVKRLSKTSGQGAQEFKTEAALVAKLQHRNLVRLLGFCLEGDEKILVYEFVPNKSLDYLLFDPKKQGQLDWTTRYNIITGVARGVLYLHQDSRLTIIHRDLKASNILLDADLNAKIADFGMARIIGVDQTLDNTSRIVGTYGYMSPEYAMHGQYSTKSDVYSFGVLVLEIMSGKRNSSFNQTDNNSSNLVTYAWRLWRNGSPLELVDQVVGESCDTSEVVRCIHIALLCVQENPMDRPTFSTIILMLTSNTITLPVPHQPGFFFRSDRDVAAEDLESGQSTGKFLPSSINDATVSDLDPR, encoded by the exons atgggtCGAAGCAATCTCTTACCGATCGTGTTATCCATCCTTGTCACATATGGTTTTGTCTCTGTGTCCGGAGAGATTTGCGTGAACACTGCCGGTACTTTCAGGCCAAACACTACGTATGACTCAAACCGTCGACTCATTCTCTCGTCTCTTGCCTCTAATGTCACGGCTCGAGACAGCTTCTTCTACACCTCTTCGATTGGGCAAGAACAAGACCGAGTCTACGTAACGAGCTTATGCATCCCTGGAGCTGAATCAAAGGATTGTTCAGATTGTATTACCGAGGGGGTTACAGAGTTAATACAAAACTGTCCTAACCAAACAGAGGCTTTCTCATGGCCAGAAACTAAAACTCTCTGCATGGTTCGTTACGCCAACCGTTCATTCACTGGATCGATGGATCTAGAGCCGCACACGTTAAGGTGGAACAACGGAAACGTCACCATTAACATGTCCGAATTCGACAGAATTTGGGATTCGTTTATGCTTCGGATGATAGATTCGGCTTCCAGTGGACGCAATGGAGCTTCATCGTCTTCTAGTAACAAGTATTACGCCGTGGATATGACTTCATTGACGACGTTTCAGCGAGTTTATGCGTTGATGGAGTGCACCCCGGATTTATCACCGGGGAACTGCGACGCTTGTCTTCGAGCAAGTGTTAGGAGCTACCAAGAGTGTTGCCGTGGGAATCAAGGCAGCGTTGTTATTAGGCCGAGCTGTTTTTTCCGGTGGGAACTTTATCCTTTCTTTGGAGCCTTTGATAATATTACTTTGACGACGGCACCTCCACCGCAGCCTTCAACTGGCGATAGGGacg ATGGCGATTCGCTTTCAGTGGGAGCTATTGTGGGTATTGTTGTAGCTACCGTCGTCATCTTCTTGCTGCTGCTCGCTCTTGTGTTTGCCTTTTATCGGAGGAAAAAATCTTACCGAGATGTTGACTTTCAAT CTGGTGATGATATTTCAGTTACACATTCGTTGCAATTCGATTTTAAGACGATTGAAGCTGCTACGGATAATTTTTCGACGAGCAACAGGCTAGGTCAAGGTGGATTCGGTGTAGTATACAAG GGTATACTTCCAAATGGAAATGAAGTAGCCGTTAAGAGACTGTCGAAAACATCAGGACAAGGTGCACAAGAGTTCAAGACAGAGGCTGCTCTAGTAGCAAAGCTTCAACATCGAAACCTGGTTAGGCTTCTTGGGTTTTGTCTTGAAGGAGATGAAAAGATTCTCGTCTACGAGTTCGTTCCAAACAAGAGCCTTGATTATCTATTGTTTG ACCCTAAAAAGCAAGGTCAACTGGATTGGACAACGAGATACAATATCATTACTGGTGTTGCTCGAGGGGTTctatatcttcatcaagattcaagGCTTACAATCATACACCGTGACCTTAAAGCTAGTAACATTCTTTTAGATGCAGATCTGAACGCCAAGATTGCGGATTTTGGCATGGCCAGGATTATTGGTGTTGATCAAACCCTGGACAATACTAGCAGAATAGTTGGAACATA TGGTTATATGTCTCCCGAGTACGCAATGCATGGCCAGTACTCCACAAAATCTGATGTCTATAGCTTTGGGGTTTTAGTTCTTGAGATCATGAGTGGCAAGCGCAATAGCAGCTTCAACCAGACAGACAACAATTCTAGCAATTTGGTCACATAT GCATGGAGGCTTTGGAGAAATGGATCACCATTAGAACTCGTTGATCAAGTTGTCGGAGAGAGTTGTGACACCAGCGAAGTTGTCAGATGCATCCATATTGCATTGTTATGTGTTCAAGAAAATCCTATGGATCGTCCAACCTTTTCGACGATCATCTTGATGCTTACTAGTAACACAATCACCTTACCTGTGCCTCACCAACCTGGATTTTTCTTCCGAAGCGATCGGGATGTAGCAGCTGAAGACTTGGAGTCAGGTCAATCTACTGGCAAATTTCTTCCTTCCTCTATCAATGATGCAACAGTTAGTGATTTAGATCCTCGTTGA
- the LOC104717981 gene encoding cysteine-rich receptor-like protein kinase 14, whose product MCLKQSVSDFQSCCNGKKGGTMYRASCFFRWDLFPFAEAFSRFTLAPPAVTNTTTKKDRITISTAIFMGIVSATVIIIILLLLGLGLFFIVGERHIKVSFFVFIHHFFYKLAGVVMTCSGMKQSLYIGECCTGSSTTDITITRSLQYDFKAIEAATNKFSESNVIGRGVFGEVFKGVLNGTEVAIKRLSKASKQGAVEFKNEVVLVAKLHHRNLVRLLGFCLEGEEKILVYEFVPNKNLDYFLFDHLKQGELVWTKRYNIIQGITRGILYLHQDPRLTIIHRDLKASNILLDVKMNSKIADFGMARIFGIDQSGANTNRIAGTRYMPITLCYMPPEYVMQGQFSTKSDVYSYGVLVLEIICGRNNRFVHQSDTTAENLVTYAWRLWRNGSPLELVDPTISENCETEEVIRCIHIALLCVQRNPTDRPSLSTINMMLTNSSHILPDPQQPGFFFPSKSNQERDGIESSHSTNKSSSQTINDVTITDLAPR is encoded by the exons ATGTGTTTAAAGCAGAGTGTTAGTGACTTTCAATCATGCTGCAATGGAAAGAAAGGTGGCACTATGTACCGGGCAAGCTGTTTTTTCCGTTGGGATCTGTTTCCCTTCGCTGAGGCTTTTAGTCGCTTTACGTTGGCACCTCCGGCAGTGACCAATACAACCACAAAGAAAG ATAGGATAACAATCTCAACTGCAATCTTTATGGGAATTGTTAGTGCCactgttattattatcatattGTTACTTCTAGGGCTTGGATTATTTTTTATAGTAGGAGAAAGACATATCAAGGtcagtttttttgtgtttatccaccatttcttttataaattggCGGGTGTGGTTATGACGTGTAGTGGAATGAAACAATCTTTATATATTGGTGAGTGTTGCACAGGATCCAGTACTACTGATATCACTATTACACGCTCATTGCAATACGATTTTAAAGCGATTGAAGCTGCAACAAATAAATTCTCGGAGAGCAACGTAATTGGCCGTGGTGTATTTGGAGAAGTTTTCAAG GGTGTCCTTAACGGGACTGAAGTTGCAATTAAAAGACTATCAAAAGCATCAAAACAAGGTGCagtagagttcaagaacgaggtTGTTCTTGTTGCAAAACTCCATCATAGGAATCTTGTTAGGCTTCTCGGGTTTTGtctagaaggagaagaaaagatacTTGTTTATGAGTTTGTCCCTAACAAGAACCTCGATTACTTCCTCTTTG ACCATCTAAAGCAAGGGGAGTTAGTCTGGACAAAACGGTACAACATTATCCAAGGAATCACTCGAGGAATTTTATATCTTCATCAAGACCCAAGGCTAACAATCATACACCGTGACCTCAAAGCCAGCAACATTCTCCTAGATGTAAAAATGAATTCGAAAATTGCTGATTTTGGAATGGCGAGAATTTTTGGGATTGACCAAAGTGGAGCTAATACCAACAGAATAGCTGGAACACGGTATATGCCTATTACCCTT TGTTACATGCCTCCAGAATATGTGATGCAAGGCCAATTCTCAACAAAATCTGATGTCTATAGTTATGGAGTCTTAGTTCTTGAGATTATATGTGGTAGAAACAACAGATTCGTCCACCAGTCAGACACTACAGCTGAGAATTTGGTGACATAC GCTTGGAGGTTGTGGAGAAACGGTTCACCATTGGAACTCGTGGATCCAACCATTTCAGAGAATTGTGAAACGGAAGAAGTGATAAGATGCATCCACATTGCGTTGCTATGTGTTCAACGCAATCCCACAGATCGCCCCAGCTTGTCAACAATCAACATGATGCTCACTAACAGTTCCCATATTTTACCTGATCCTCAACAACCTGGATTCTTCTTTCCAAGTAAAAGCAACCAAGAACGAGATGGCATCGAGTCTAGCCATTCTACGAACAAGTCCAGTTCCCAAACTATCAATGATGTAACCATTACAGATCTTGCACCTCGTTGA